A portion of the Halogeometricum sp. S1BR25-6 genome contains these proteins:
- a CDS encoding ABC transporter ATP-binding protein: MGEVNLEDVTKRYEDVTAVDNMNLEIRDSEFVCLVGPSGCGKSTTMEMIAGLTIPTEGTISIGGHEVTNLPPKDRGVAMVFQNIALFPHMDVYDNISFGLRLRKYDKEEIDRRVERASDIVQLEGMLDRMPDEMSGGQRQRVAIARAIVRNPEVFLMDEPLANLDAKLRVHMRTELQRLHKELDTTIIYVTHDQAEAMTMSDRIAVIDSGQLQQIDPPLVCYNEPSNLFVAGFIGSPAMNFVDGEVTEGGFRSEKVKVDFDPADVGATAGDDVTLGIRPEDVYTLNDAGSLANPTKEIEAITDVLEPMGDEIFVYLLLSEDATVDLDEESRGGMTDQLLMSVDPDSDISEEQDVNVVLDRTKVHLFDTETGDAISHGLAATAPTGTDSGTAAESDD; encoded by the coding sequence ATGGGAGAAGTAAACCTCGAAGACGTGACGAAACGGTACGAAGACGTAACGGCCGTCGACAACATGAACCTCGAAATCAGGGACAGCGAGTTCGTCTGTCTCGTCGGTCCGTCGGGGTGCGGCAAGTCGACGACGATGGAGATGATCGCCGGTCTGACCATCCCCACGGAGGGGACCATCTCCATCGGCGGCCACGAGGTAACGAACCTCCCGCCGAAGGACCGGGGCGTGGCGATGGTGTTCCAGAACATCGCGCTGTTCCCCCACATGGACGTGTACGATAACATCTCGTTCGGCCTCCGCCTCCGGAAGTACGACAAGGAGGAGATCGACCGACGCGTCGAACGCGCCTCCGACATCGTCCAGTTGGAGGGCATGCTCGACCGGATGCCCGACGAGATGTCCGGCGGGCAGCGACAACGCGTCGCCATCGCCCGCGCCATCGTCCGGAACCCCGAAGTGTTCCTGATGGACGAACCGCTGGCGAACCTCGACGCGAAACTCCGCGTCCACATGCGGACGGAACTCCAGCGCCTGCACAAGGAACTGGACACGACCATCATCTACGTGACGCACGACCAGGCCGAAGCGATGACGATGAGCGACCGAATCGCAGTCATCGACTCCGGTCAACTCCAGCAGATAGACCCGCCGCTGGTTTGCTACAACGAGCCGTCGAACCTGTTCGTCGCGGGCTTCATCGGGAGTCCGGCGATGAACTTCGTCGACGGGGAGGTAACCGAGGGCGGGTTCAGAAGCGAGAAAGTCAAAGTGGACTTCGACCCCGCCGACGTGGGGGCTACTGCGGGCGACGACGTGACGCTCGGTATCCGCCCCGAGGACGTCTACACACTCAACGACGCGGGGTCGCTGGCTAACCCGACGAAGGAGATAGAGGCCATCACGGACGTGCTCGAACCGATGGGTGACGAGATATTCGTCTACCTGTTGCTCAGCGAGGACGCGACGGTGGACCTCGACGAGGAATCCCGCGGGGGGATGACCGACCAACTGCTGATGAGCGTCGACCCCGACTCGGACATCTCGGAGGAGCAGGATGTCAACGTGGTCTTGGACCGGACCAAAGTACACCTCTTCGATACGGAGACGGGCGACGCCATCTCGCACGGCCTCGCGGCGACGGCGCCCACCGGTACGGACAGCGGTACGGCCGCCGAGAGCGACGACTAG
- a CDS encoding Gfo/Idh/MocA family protein, translated as MTSGTPTRVGIVGLGNIGHYHADRLIEIGANLGGGLDIQPDARNRFSEKYGVPTHEEKEGLFEEVDAVIITTPNRFHEEYAVAALEAGLHVLLEKPLAHSLESAERIAAAAEDAEGVCMVGFNNRFGNPVRILKSYQAEGRFGEVQHIEANYVRRRGIPGRGSWFTSKDVAGGGSVIDIGVHAIDLSLYFLDYPEVEEVSAVTRADFGNRDDYAFVEMWGEDIGPEGFDVDDSATAFIRCADGRTVSLEVAWASNRPTNDEFYVLGTEAGARYDRASHDLTFYESGVGGNNHLTDTDVETEANDTHKSEQKLFLEAVRTEEHPGMNTVAEGLQVQRVIDAIYRSSETGRAVQLADVDSPVENSSPEN; from the coding sequence ATGACCTCCGGGACTCCAACGCGCGTCGGCATCGTCGGCCTCGGCAACATCGGACACTACCACGCGGACCGTCTGATAGAAATCGGTGCGAACCTCGGCGGCGGCCTCGACATCCAACCCGACGCCCGAAACCGGTTCTCCGAGAAGTACGGCGTCCCCACCCACGAGGAGAAGGAGGGACTGTTCGAGGAAGTCGACGCCGTCATCATCACGACGCCGAACCGCTTCCACGAGGAGTACGCCGTCGCCGCCCTCGAAGCGGGTCTGCACGTCCTCCTGGAGAAACCGCTGGCGCACTCGCTCGAGTCCGCGGAGCGAATCGCCGCGGCCGCCGAGGACGCCGAAGGTGTCTGCATGGTCGGCTTCAACAACCGCTTCGGTAACCCCGTCCGCATCCTGAAGAGCTACCAGGCCGAGGGCCGCTTCGGCGAGGTGCAACACATCGAGGCGAACTACGTCCGCCGCCGCGGTATCCCGGGCCGCGGGTCGTGGTTCACCTCGAAGGACGTCGCCGGCGGCGGGTCCGTCATCGACATCGGCGTCCACGCCATCGACCTCTCGCTGTACTTCCTCGACTACCCGGAAGTCGAGGAGGTGTCGGCCGTCACCCGCGCCGACTTCGGCAACCGCGACGACTACGCCTTCGTCGAGATGTGGGGCGAGGACATCGGCCCGGAGGGCTTCGACGTCGACGACTCCGCGACGGCGTTCATCCGCTGTGCGGACGGGCGGACCGTCTCCTTGGAAGTCGCGTGGGCGTCGAACCGTCCGACGAACGACGAGTTCTACGTCCTCGGAACCGAGGCGGGCGCCCGCTACGACCGCGCGAGCCACGACCTGACGTTCTACGAGTCGGGCGTCGGCGGCAACAACCACCTCACCGACACGGACGTGGAGACGGAGGCCAACGACACCCACAAATCCGAGCAGAAACTGTTCTTGGAGGCCGTTCGCACCGAGGAGCACCCCGGCATGAACACCGTCGCGGAGGGCCTGCAGGTCCAACGCGTCATCGACGCCATCTACCGTTCCTCGGAGACGGGCCGGGCCGTCCAGTTGGCCGACGTCGACTCCCCCGTCGAGAACTCCTCGCCGGAGAACTGA
- the trmB gene encoding HTH-type sugar sensing transcriptional regulator TrmB codes for MADELRTTMESVGERFNLGEYEIEAYLAVLEHGELTASEIADRTDIPQPRVYDTVRSLSDRGLVELRESRPMKIVAVDPDDAFANVKTSLDDLISELEARYTAPARDTEAVSLVKSRSTILRYIEEIIENAEYELILSLTPDLLRRFHDELASAIDDGVSVDLLITPLSRAPDPAEFDYLEVATIARGRRGITTPVLAVADGEYSVYATQDALRDDKDRYGVIFNRSALGFLVSGFFGTVLWTTAETLAANGKRRPFPRRYASIRRAVKDVRELGGEFYASVSGRHVESGDSIVVEGRVSRTTFEESEEVASFEMETEDGVLEIGGLVSALEDVEAQEIILGRDEVPDRKQFV; via the coding sequence ATGGCAGACGAACTGCGGACGACGATGGAAAGCGTCGGCGAGCGGTTCAACCTCGGCGAGTACGAGATAGAGGCGTACCTCGCCGTCCTCGAACACGGGGAACTCACCGCCTCGGAGATCGCCGACCGGACCGACATCCCGCAACCCCGCGTGTACGACACCGTCCGAAGCCTCTCGGACCGCGGCCTCGTCGAGCTCCGCGAGTCGCGCCCGATGAAGATTGTCGCCGTCGACCCCGACGACGCGTTCGCGAACGTGAAGACCTCGTTGGACGACCTCATCTCCGAACTGGAAGCCCGCTACACCGCACCCGCCCGCGACACCGAGGCCGTCTCGCTCGTGAAGTCGCGGTCGACCATCCTTCGCTACATCGAGGAGATCATCGAGAACGCCGAGTACGAACTCATCCTGTCGTTGACGCCGGACCTCCTGCGCCGCTTCCACGACGAACTCGCCTCGGCCATCGACGACGGGGTGAGCGTCGACCTCCTCATCACGCCGCTCTCTCGCGCCCCCGACCCGGCGGAGTTCGACTACCTCGAAGTCGCCACCATCGCGCGCGGCCGACGGGGCATCACCACGCCCGTCCTCGCCGTCGCCGACGGCGAGTACTCGGTGTACGCGACGCAGGACGCCCTCCGCGACGACAAGGACCGCTACGGCGTCATCTTCAACCGCTCGGCGCTGGGCTTCCTCGTCAGCGGCTTCTTCGGCACCGTCCTCTGGACGACGGCCGAGACGCTGGCGGCCAACGGCAAGCGCCGCCCGTTCCCCCGCCGCTACGCCTCCATCCGTCGCGCCGTGAAGGACGTGCGCGAACTCGGCGGGGAGTTCTACGCCTCCGTCTCCGGCCGACACGTCGAGTCCGGCGACTCCATCGTCGTCGAGGGACGCGTCAGCAGGACCACCTTCGAGGAATCCGAAGAGGTCGCCTCCTTCGAGATGGAGACCGAGGACGGCGTCCTCGAAATCGGCGGTCTCGTCTCTGCGCTCGAAGACGTGGAGGCCCAGGAGATAATCCTCGGCCGCGACGAGGTCCCGGACCGAAAACAGTTCGTCTGA
- a CDS encoding proteasome assembly chaperone family protein: protein MLGRFRQTPDFAISSDQSPGETLLAGFSTFGLAGLTAADFVVDQLELEEIGHLTVEGLPAVTPFEEGRPRHHTRLFSRPDLDVTVLVGELFVPAAAGGAFSDAVLEWTEQKGVDEIAVLSGVPIPHSHAEHETYFVATDDYRERRLADTEIPPMGRGFFDGTNAALVERGIDSPLGVCVYITPVHAQVPDVDAAVRLVEAAESVYGLGLDADPLEAFAGEVRQHYAELAERLEAREEEMPEDRMYM, encoded by the coding sequence ATGCTCGGTCGCTTCAGACAGACACCAGATTTCGCCATCTCCTCCGACCAGTCGCCCGGAGAAACGCTGCTCGCCGGCTTCTCGACGTTCGGCCTCGCCGGACTCACGGCCGCGGATTTCGTCGTCGACCAACTCGAACTCGAAGAAATCGGTCACCTCACCGTCGAGGGCCTGCCCGCGGTGACCCCGTTCGAGGAGGGGCGTCCGCGACACCACACCCGACTGTTCTCGCGGCCGGACCTCGACGTGACCGTCCTCGTCGGCGAACTGTTCGTGCCGGCGGCCGCGGGCGGGGCGTTCTCCGACGCCGTCTTGGAGTGGACCGAACAGAAGGGCGTCGACGAGATAGCCGTCCTCTCGGGCGTTCCCATTCCGCACAGCCACGCCGAGCACGAGACGTACTTCGTGGCCACCGACGACTACCGGGAGCGCCGGTTGGCCGACACGGAGATTCCGCCGATGGGTCGCGGGTTCTTCGACGGGACGAACGCCGCTCTCGTCGAACGCGGCATCGACTCCCCGCTCGGCGTCTGCGTCTACATCACGCCCGTCCACGCGCAGGTGCCCGACGTGGACGCCGCCGTCCGCCTCGTGGAGGCCGCGGAGTCGGTGTACGGACTGGGACTCGACGCCGACCCCCTGGAGGCGTTCGCCGGCGAAGTGCGACAGCACTACGCCGAACTCGCCGAACGCCTCGAAGCGCGCGAGGAGGAGATGCCCGAGGACCGGATGTACATGTAA
- a CDS encoding mechanosensitive ion channel family protein has protein sequence MQGTPAPTPTEGEEFVRQLLPDFLFFPGAHYVAAVLVFLVGYALSGYVVRLIGRPVARRFRRQSVAQVVLRLVRSVTVFASLVAAGVVAGLEFGNIAISVGVFSAVVGIVLAPIVGSAINGLFVLADQPYEVGDMIELEDGRKGFVDEITIRYTKMFTLDNTFLVIPNSSIRDRLVTNYSAEDERVRLRLGFLATYESDIPRTRELLERAASDVDMVVEGGPDIRVGSARYPAKPTAYIDEYGDSGILVTLRYWAKKPYKLLTVRSRVQSRLYRLLEDETDVEAAYPHRHHVFDDTSGSLRAEVGERPDESWSDAGGRIDRRGRDGERN, from the coding sequence ATGCAGGGGACCCCGGCGCCGACGCCGACAGAGGGCGAGGAGTTCGTTCGACAGTTGCTCCCGGACTTCCTGTTCTTCCCCGGCGCGCACTACGTCGCTGCCGTCCTCGTCTTTCTCGTCGGCTACGCCCTCTCGGGCTACGTCGTCCGACTTATCGGTCGGCCCGTGGCGAGACGGTTCCGCCGGCAGAGCGTCGCACAGGTCGTCCTCCGCCTCGTCCGTTCGGTGACCGTCTTCGCCTCGCTCGTGGCGGCGGGCGTCGTCGCCGGCCTCGAATTCGGCAACATCGCCATCTCCGTCGGGGTGTTCTCCGCCGTGGTCGGTATCGTCCTCGCGCCCATCGTCGGGAGCGCTATCAACGGCCTGTTCGTCCTCGCGGACCAACCGTACGAGGTCGGCGACATGATCGAACTCGAAGACGGCCGGAAGGGGTTCGTCGACGAGATAACCATCCGCTACACGAAGATGTTCACCCTCGACAATACTTTTCTCGTCATCCCCAACTCCTCCATCCGCGACCGGTTGGTGACGAACTACTCAGCGGAGGACGAACGCGTCCGCCTCCGTCTCGGCTTTCTGGCGACGTACGAATCGGACATCCCGCGGACGCGGGAACTGCTCGAACGGGCCGCCAGCGACGTCGACATGGTGGTCGAGGGGGGTCCGGACATCCGAGTGGGAAGCGCCCGCTACCCCGCCAAGCCGACGGCGTACATCGACGAGTACGGCGACAGCGGCATTTTGGTGACGCTGCGCTACTGGGCGAAGAAACCGTACAAACTCCTCACCGTTCGCTCGCGCGTGCAGTCGCGGCTGTACCGACTGCTCGAAGACGAAACCGACGTCGAGGCGGCGTACCCGCACAGACACCACGTCTTCGACGACACCAGCGGGTCGCTCCGCGCGGAGGTGGGCGAGCGACCCGACGAGTCGTGGTCCGACGCCGGCGGGCGGATAGACCGGCGCGGCCGCGACGGCGAGCGGAACTGA
- a CDS encoding universal stress protein has product MTRVVVPVRYPLTKHSKATLSEAVRISEEREAELTILHVDLYQENRGVTRAELKRAIEREFGRLERTRYVIRRGFLVEETILEEAAAEEADIVVIGSKQASRWRRMLRRFLDDPDIETYLRQKLDCTVITVRPDQKSEA; this is encoded by the coding sequence ATGACGCGAGTGGTGGTCCCCGTCAGGTACCCGCTGACGAAGCACTCGAAAGCAACGCTCTCGGAAGCGGTCCGCATCTCCGAGGAACGCGAGGCCGAACTCACGATTCTCCACGTCGACCTGTACCAGGAGAACCGCGGGGTGACGAGGGCCGAGTTGAAACGCGCGATAGAGCGGGAGTTCGGCCGACTCGAACGAACGCGGTACGTCATCCGACGCGGCTTCCTCGTCGAGGAGACCATCCTCGAAGAGGCGGCGGCCGAAGAGGCGGACATCGTCGTCATCGGGTCGAAGCAGGCGAGTCGCTGGCGGCGGATGCTGCGGCGCTTCCTCGACGACCCCGACATCGAGACGTACCTCAGACAGAAACTCGACTGTACGGTCATCACGGTTCGACCGGACCAGAAGAGCGAGGCCTGA